The Acetivibrio cellulolyticus CD2 genome has a segment encoding these proteins:
- a CDS encoding thioredoxin domain-containing protein, translating to MSTNKQANRLIHEKSPYLLQHAYNPVNWFPWSDEAFQKAKSEDKPIFLSIGYSTCHWCHVMEKESFEDKEVADALNKNFISIKVDREERPDIDHIYMNVCQALTGHGGWPLTIFMSPDKKPFFAGTYFPKNNRMGMPGLLTVLESVHDAWVSNRDILTRSSEQILNALSDRNDILEPDSEEELSEDIFYEAFSEFKYDFDNNYGGFGSAPKFPTPHNLFFLLRYWYNTKDEYALKMVEKTLESMHKGGIYDHIGFGFSRYSTDRKWLIPHFEKMLYDNALLAIAYLEVYQATKKSEYADIAKEIFTYVLRDMTSNEGGFYSAEDADSEGEEGKFYIWSANEVKTVLGNKDGEKYCKLYDITAHGNFEGFNIPNLIKGNIAQEDDGFIEECRKKLFEFREKRVHPYKDDKILTSWNGLMIAAMAFGGRVLGVDKYTKAAEKAVDFIFSKLISSDGRLLARYRDGDSAFPAYVDDYAFLIWGLIELYETTYKPIYLKRSLKLNDDLIKYFWDETNGGLFHYGSDSEQLITRPKEIYDGATPSGNSVATMNFLRLARLTGQAELEEKAYNQFATFGRSIERFARGHSFFLSALLFAKSKSKEVVIVGNENLEESSMVSIIREDFRPFTLSMFYSNKHTDLIDLAPFIENYKTVEGKTTAYVCENFACQAPITDNSLFRNAISS from the coding sequence ATGTCAACTAATAAACAAGCCAATAGACTAATCCATGAGAAATCCCCATACCTGTTACAACATGCTTATAACCCTGTAAACTGGTTTCCTTGGAGTGATGAAGCTTTTCAGAAAGCCAAGTCAGAAGATAAGCCAATCTTCCTTTCCATCGGTTATTCCACTTGTCATTGGTGTCATGTTATGGAAAAGGAATCCTTTGAAGATAAAGAAGTCGCAGACGCGCTAAACAAGAACTTTATATCCATAAAAGTAGATAGAGAGGAACGTCCGGATATTGACCATATATACATGAATGTTTGTCAGGCACTTACAGGACATGGTGGCTGGCCGCTGACAATTTTCATGTCTCCTGATAAAAAACCATTCTTTGCAGGAACTTACTTTCCCAAAAACAACAGAATGGGAATGCCTGGCTTGCTTACGGTTTTAGAAAGCGTACATGACGCGTGGGTCAGCAATCGGGATATCTTAACAAGATCAAGCGAACAGATACTTAATGCTTTAAGCGACCGGAATGACATTTTGGAACCCGACTCCGAAGAAGAGCTGTCCGAAGATATTTTTTATGAAGCGTTCTCCGAATTTAAATATGATTTTGACAATAATTATGGAGGCTTCGGAAGTGCACCGAAATTCCCCACACCGCATAATTTGTTTTTTCTACTCCGCTATTGGTACAATACCAAAGATGAATATGCTTTGAAGATGGTTGAAAAAACTCTGGAATCTATGCATAAGGGTGGAATATATGATCACATTGGCTTTGGGTTTAGCCGTTATTCAACTGACAGGAAATGGCTGATTCCCCATTTTGAAAAAATGCTTTATGACAACGCTCTTCTAGCCATAGCATATTTGGAAGTATATCAGGCAACAAAAAAAAGTGAATATGCTGATATAGCAAAAGAAATCTTTACCTATGTTTTAAGAGACATGACCTCTAATGAAGGGGGATTTTACTCCGCTGAGGATGCTGATTCTGAAGGTGAAGAAGGAAAATTCTATATTTGGTCTGCTAATGAAGTAAAAACCGTTCTTGGCAACAAGGATGGCGAAAAATATTGTAAATTATATGACATAACTGCACATGGCAATTTTGAAGGATTTAATATACCAAATTTAATCAAGGGAAACATTGCGCAAGAAGATGATGGATTTATAGAGGAGTGCAGAAAAAAACTGTTTGAATTCAGAGAAAAAAGAGTACACCCCTATAAAGACGATAAAATCCTCACTTCATGGAATGGGCTGATGATTGCAGCTATGGCATTTGGCGGAAGAGTTTTGGGTGTAGACAAATATACAAAAGCCGCAGAAAAAGCCGTTGATTTCATATTCTCAAAGCTTATTTCAAGCGATGGAAGACTACTTGCACGTTATCGTGACGGAGATTCAGCTTTTCCTGCCTATGTTGACGATTATGCCTTTTTAATATGGGGGCTTATTGAACTCTATGAGACAACTTATAAGCCAATATACTTAAAACGGTCATTAAAACTTAATGACGACCTCATTAAGTACTTTTGGGACGAAACCAATGGTGGACTTTTTCATTATGGAAGTGACAGCGAGCAGTTAATAACAAGGCCAAAGGAAATCTATGATGGAGCAACACCTTCTGGTAATTCAGTTGCAACAATGAATTTCTTAAGGCTTGCCCGACTTACAGGACAGGCTGAATTGGAAGAAAAAGCCTATAACCAGTTTGCCACATTTGGAAGAAGTATCGAACGCTTTGCGAGGGGACATTCATTTTTCCTGTCTGCACTGCTATTTGCAAAATCAAAATCAAAGGAAGTAGTAATTGTGGGCAATGAAAATTTGGAAGAAAGCAGCATGGTAAGCATTATCAGAGAAGACTTCCGGCCATTTACACTATCCATGTTCTATTCCAATAAGCATACAGATCTTATAGATCTTGCCCCATTTATCGAAAACTATAAGACAGTCGAGGGAAAAACAACAGCGTATGTCTGCGAAAACTTTGCATGCCAGGCACCAATTACAGATAACTCACTGTTTAGAAATGCTATTTCAAGTTAA
- a CDS encoding helix-turn-helix domain-containing protein, whose protein sequence is MIRKTNRFSFLLEKIKQDLNYRDIDLAECLNVTPATISNWVNSNGLPRGKNINKISKILCRELEMRNILSADYCNGCIKGLVDNYGLTDDQIQKIKQLIEKMRFKDAISNIFSSTFEEDIKEKGSKNICESEKGSYPKVNDYCANVVIEYSKDNIETLAGFIVNAILQSSQFVKEENYIKTEQKLYIKYVM, encoded by the coding sequence ATGATAAGGAAAACAAATCGATTTAGCTTTTTGCTTGAAAAAATAAAACAGGACTTAAACTATAGAGATATTGATTTGGCGGAATGCTTAAACGTTACTCCTGCAACAATTAGTAATTGGGTAAATTCTAACGGGCTGCCTAGGGGAAAGAATATTAATAAGATATCAAAAATATTGTGCAGGGAGCTGGAAATGAGAAATATTCTAAGTGCCGATTATTGTAATGGATGTATTAAAGGATTGGTTGATAATTACGGTTTGACAGACGACCAAATTCAAAAAATTAAACAATTGATTGAAAAAATGAGATTTAAAGATGCTATTAGTAATATTTTTTCTTCAACTTTTGAGGAGGATATTAAAGAAAAAGGATCAAAGAATATTTGTGAAAGTGAAAAAGGCAGCTATCCTAAGGTAAATGATTATTGTGCAAATGTAGTTATAGAATATAGTAAAGATAATATTGAGACGTTGGCTGGATTCATAGTAAATGCAATATTGCAAAGTAGCCAATTTGTCAAGGAAGAGAATTATATCAAAACTGAACAGAAGTTATATATAAAATATGTAATGTAA
- a CDS encoding S-layer homology domain-containing protein: MKFLSRVRKFLSVLLCILVVLQTTMCFQSAGKVDSIENVVFSDSESDTPIPQTSVISGDVNEDLYVRANDYAMLKDYLIGEIDLSAKGLLAADVNKDGLVDSIDYYYIKKHMIGEVGEFPVEQEPIDEEVNVSIASSVYGRNGDIVIIPIQFQKGEVPSEGISTFGFSLSYDSNVFDLVSVNKTIDVFYNNKNNGYINFLCDKIIDADFIEKNDGVVLNIEFRIKDDAPLGTYKIEAESLGMGSFDSDSEYINRINDVYTSGEITISPMILGDINADTLVKMNEAAMLRDYINRDIPSLPLKSSSIAADVDKNGFVDVIDLGYIIKYVQGYIEDFPTESNEGGISETVNVSIGSGSGQKGDVVKIPVRFLKEPPNLEVPSNGISYFGFVLRYDSNLFEEASFLQTDIVVANSDESGYYSFIGTKQINKNFIEDGGVITEIGFRIKEDVPPGTYEIKAESLGMGSFDGEFINRITDVFSIGKITVCSPTSTPASTPTSTPTSTPTSTPTSTPTSTPTSTPTSTPTSTSTPTSTPTSTPTPTPTPTSTPTSTPTPTPAIKYPSRDNPIVDGNEIVVATTIVPTNTLAVITPTPTPIEVLEPTPEIPNARFVDIKGHWAEADVIKLCEKGYINGYEDGTIRPDNTITRKEAAIILTKLLNVEPAKNPELCFNDKDEIPKWAKPYVGVVFDFGIMVGVKEDNTFRGNANLTRTQAAIVLVKTMDRLNGVVGDDVGSFIPRNINKYKDFNKVAKWAIGPLDRAIDKKLIRGYEDETIRPDNSITRAEFFSMCVRIMDLQKK, translated from the coding sequence ATGAAATTCTTATCAAGGGTTAGAAAGTTTCTGTCTGTTCTTTTATGCATATTAGTAGTACTTCAGACAACAATGTGTTTCCAAAGTGCAGGAAAAGTTGATAGTATTGAGAATGTTGTTTTTTCAGATTCAGAAAGTGACACGCCAATCCCGCAGACTTCAGTAATAAGTGGCGACGTAAATGAAGATTTGTATGTTCGGGCTAATGATTATGCAATGCTGAAAGACTATCTTATTGGAGAAATAGATTTATCAGCGAAAGGTTTGCTCGCTGCAGATGTAAACAAAGATGGATTAGTGGATTCAATAGATTATTATTATATAAAGAAACATATGATTGGAGAAGTTGGTGAATTTCCGGTAGAGCAAGAGCCTATTGATGAGGAAGTTAATGTATCTATAGCCTCTTCTGTTTACGGACGAAATGGCGATATTGTAATTATACCAATACAATTTCAAAAAGGAGAAGTACCTTCAGAGGGGATAAGTACTTTTGGTTTTTCATTAAGCTATGACAGTAATGTATTTGATTTGGTAAGTGTTAATAAAACTATTGATGTGTTCTATAATAATAAAAACAATGGATACATAAATTTTTTATGTGATAAAATTATTGACGCAGATTTTATAGAAAAAAATGATGGGGTAGTTTTAAATATAGAATTTAGGATAAAGGATGACGCACCTCTTGGAACTTATAAAATAGAGGCAGAATCTTTAGGGATGGGTTCTTTTGATAGTGATAGTGAATATATAAATAGAATTAATGATGTGTACACTAGTGGAGAAATAACAATATCACCAATGATACTTGGAGATATTAATGCTGATACACTTGTCAAAATGAATGAAGCAGCAATGCTACGAGATTACATTAATAGGGATATTCCATCTTTGCCATTAAAAAGCAGTTCAATTGCTGCGGATGTTGACAAAAATGGATTTGTTGATGTTATAGATCTAGGCTACATTATTAAATATGTACAAGGGTACATTGAAGATTTTCCAACAGAATCAAATGAAGGTGGCATTAGCGAGACGGTCAATGTATCTATTGGATCTGGTTCCGGGCAAAAAGGTGATGTGGTAAAAATACCTGTACGATTTTTAAAAGAACCCCCAAATTTGGAAGTGCCTTCAAATGGAATAAGTTACTTTGGATTTGTTTTGCGTTATGATAGCAATTTGTTTGAAGAAGCAAGTTTCCTGCAAACAGATATAGTTGTTGCTAACTCTGACGAGTCCGGTTATTATAGTTTTATAGGTACTAAACAAATAAATAAGAATTTTATAGAAGATGGTGGTGTGATTACAGAAATAGGATTCAGGATAAAAGAAGATGTACCTCCTGGAACTTACGAGATAAAAGCAGAATCTTTAGGAATGGGTTCTTTTGATGGAGAATTTATAAATAGAATAACTGATGTATTTAGCATTGGAAAAATTACTGTTTGTTCACCAACATCAACACCAGCATCAACACCAACATCAACACCAACATCAACACCAACATCAACACCAACATCAACACCAACATCAACACCAACATCAACACCAACATCAACACCAACATCAACATCAACACCAACATCAACACCAACATCAACACCAACGCCAACACCAACACCAACATCAACACCAACATCAACACCGACACCAACTCCAGCGATTAAATACCCATCAAGGGATAACCCTATTGTTGATGGAAATGAAATTGTAGTTGCGACCACAATTGTTCCGACAAATACATTGGCTGTAATTACCCCAACGCCAACTCCTATAGAAGTACTAGAACCGACACCTGAGATACCTAACGCTAGATTTGTTGACATAAAAGGGCATTGGGCAGAGGCAGATGTAATTAAGTTATGTGAAAAAGGATATATTAATGGCTATGAAGATGGTACCATTAGGCCTGATAATACTATAACGCGAAAGGAAGCTGCAATAATCTTAACAAAGCTTTTGAATGTTGAACCAGCCAAAAATCCAGAATTATGTTTCAATGATAAAGATGAAATACCTAAGTGGGCAAAGCCTTATGTAGGTGTTGTATTTGATTTTGGAATAATGGTAGGCGTTAAGGAAGATAATACATTCAGGGGAAATGCAAACCTTACAAGGACGCAAGCAGCAATAGTGCTTGTTAAAACAATGGATCGCTTAAATGGTGTAGTAGGAGATGATGTAGGAAGTTTTATACCTCGAAATATTAATAAATATAAGGATTTTAACAAGGTAGCTAAATGGGCAATTGGACCTTTGGATAGAGCAATTGACAAGAAATTAATCAGGGGCTACGAAGATGAGACTATAAGACCGGATAATAGTATCACACGTGCTGAATTTTTTTCCATGTGTGTTAGAATAATGGATTTGCAGAAGAAGTAA
- a CDS encoding homoserine dehydrogenase: protein MFEVKVGFLGFGNVGTGAYRIIRDNGSSITKSEGINLKVEKILVRNSKKKREVEIDQSLITDNIDDIINNPDISIVAEFMGGVEPAKQYILSCLKNKKTVVTANKELIARHWPELQKAAEENGVGLYYEASVAGGIPVIKVIGESLQANNIKEIMGIINGTTNYIFTKMSEEGRDFGDVLKEAQELGYAEPDPTSDIEGFDAMYKLSIMASMAFHSRVSIDNIYREGITKISVDDIVYGRELGYTIKLLGIAKRTNDKVEVRVHPTFIPLDHPLASIRDSFNAVFIKGDAVGNIMLYGRGAGDLPTGSAIVSDIITAWKNRDRHTGINFYNDGDGKPNYSFNNDWETEFFIRLTVKDKPGVLAKIAGLFGKYDVSIASVIQKDRLKGVAPLIFVTHPAKEQSVMKAIADIECESDVIKVENVIRVER from the coding sequence ATGTTTGAAGTCAAGGTAGGATTCCTGGGTTTTGGAAACGTGGGAACCGGTGCATATAGAATAATCAGGGATAATGGAAGTTCAATTACCAAAAGTGAGGGAATTAATTTAAAAGTAGAAAAAATACTTGTACGTAATTCCAAGAAGAAAAGGGAGGTCGAAATAGATCAATCCTTAATAACTGATAATATAGATGATATTATAAATAATCCGGACATCTCAATAGTGGCGGAATTTATGGGTGGGGTAGAGCCTGCTAAGCAATATATCCTGTCTTGTCTTAAAAATAAAAAGACGGTTGTTACAGCTAATAAGGAGTTAATTGCAAGACATTGGCCGGAACTTCAGAAGGCGGCAGAAGAAAATGGAGTAGGTTTATACTATGAGGCTAGTGTTGCAGGTGGTATCCCTGTAATAAAGGTGATTGGTGAGTCGCTCCAGGCAAATAACATAAAAGAAATTATGGGAATAATTAATGGTACGACAAATTATATATTTACCAAAATGTCTGAGGAAGGCCGGGATTTTGGAGATGTACTTAAAGAGGCCCAGGAATTGGGGTATGCTGAGCCAGACCCTACATCAGATATTGAGGGATTTGATGCAATGTACAAATTGTCCATAATGGCATCAATGGCATTTCATTCTAGGGTAAGTATTGATAATATTTATAGAGAGGGTATAACAAAAATATCTGTAGACGATATAGTATATGGAAGAGAATTAGGTTATACAATCAAGCTTTTGGGAATTGCGAAGAGAACCAATGACAAGGTAGAAGTTCGGGTCCATCCTACTTTCATACCTTTAGACCATCCATTGGCTTCAATTCGGGATTCATTCAATGCTGTTTTTATAAAGGGAGACGCTGTCGGCAATATAATGCTATATGGAAGAGGTGCAGGTGACCTGCCAACCGGAAGTGCTATTGTGTCGGACATAATAACAGCATGGAAAAACAGGGATAGGCATACTGGTATTAATTTTTATAATGATGGAGACGGTAAACCAAACTATAGCTTTAACAACGACTGGGAAACAGAATTCTTTATAAGGCTTACAGTGAAGGACAAGCCCGGAGTTCTTGCAAAAATTGCCGGATTGTTTGGAAAATATGATGTGAGTATTGCATCGGTTATACAAAAGGATAGGCTAAAGGGTGTAGCTCCTCTGATTTTTGTAACACATCCTGCAAAGGAACAATCGGTTATGAAGGCTATTGCTGATATAGAATGTGAAAGTGATGTTATTAAGGTTGAAAATGTTATACGTGTAGAGCGATAA
- a CDS encoding amidohydrolase family protein, which yields MGKYFYDIHCHAINMSHPNFLAFIKRFEDPLFQDADKFLKKNRLKTLLGVNYALFNFLFFKKLNKENLMALLSKAGLGDVTAYPRNLLAAMENDAASLFMLMEECILNHVMKNGKIIIDDKEYDKVILTPLIMDFGSKTASYRDLHYNRTPVKKPVVEQTIDVLNGIKNYNEQSTNKLFEIYPFMGINPKNYELTEIEHMLDMYFSDYNGSHETLLSNMGVFDGDMHNVRSNTFAGIKVYPLMGFDPWPNDSKELEKVELIYSRCMEKNIPITSHCSDEGFSIVSQEESENFTTPAKWDKVLNKYNKLKLNLAHLGKQDNSVQWQKGVIELILKYDNVYSDISYRAITDDFYKNLKSVLENLKEPSHINKLKERLLFGSDFMINLLKIGSYCEFYNIFVSTSYFDSNEKNLFCSTNPEQFLFS from the coding sequence ATGGGAAAATACTTTTATGATATCCATTGTCATGCAATAAATATGAGCCATCCGAATTTTCTTGCGTTTATAAAACGTTTTGAAGATCCACTTTTTCAAGATGCTGACAAATTCCTGAAAAAAAACAGGCTTAAAACTTTACTTGGAGTTAATTATGCATTATTTAATTTCCTATTCTTCAAAAAACTCAATAAGGAAAACTTGATGGCACTTTTAAGCAAAGCAGGCCTTGGAGATGTTACAGCCTACCCAAGAAATCTTCTCGCTGCAATGGAAAACGATGCTGCAAGCTTGTTTATGCTTATGGAAGAGTGTATTTTAAATCATGTTATGAAAAATGGGAAAATCATTATTGATGATAAAGAATATGACAAGGTGATTCTTACGCCGTTAATTATGGACTTTGGAAGCAAAACTGCATCATACAGAGACCTTCACTATAATAGGACACCTGTAAAAAAACCTGTTGTTGAACAAACGATTGATGTTTTGAATGGAATAAAAAACTATAATGAACAATCTACAAACAAACTATTTGAAATATATCCGTTTATGGGAATCAATCCAAAGAATTATGAATTAACTGAAATTGAGCACATGTTGGATATGTATTTCAGTGACTATAATGGAAGTCATGAAACCCTGTTATCCAACATGGGAGTTTTTGACGGCGATATGCATAATGTACGGAGCAACACTTTCGCTGGAATAAAAGTTTATCCGCTTATGGGCTTTGACCCCTGGCCAAATGACAGTAAAGAGCTTGAAAAAGTTGAGCTGATTTACAGCCGATGTATGGAGAAGAACATACCAATCACTTCTCACTGTAGTGACGAAGGATTTTCTATAGTTAGTCAGGAGGAATCAGAGAACTTTACCACACCTGCAAAATGGGACAAGGTATTGAATAAATATAATAAATTGAAATTGAACCTTGCCCACTTAGGGAAACAGGACAACTCTGTCCAATGGCAAAAAGGAGTCATTGAGCTTATTTTAAAATATGATAATGTCTATAGCGATATTTCGTATAGAGCAATTACCGATGATTTCTATAAAAACCTGAAGAGTGTATTGGAGAATCTCAAAGAGCCCTCTCATATAAATAAGTTAAAGGAAAGATTGTTATTTGGCTCAGACTTCATGATTAATCTACTTAAAATAGGCTCATATTGCGAATTTTATAATATATTTGTCTCAACTTCATACTTTGATTCAAATGAGAAAAACCTTTTTTGCTCAACAAATCCTGAACAATTTCTCTTTTCCTAA
- a CDS encoding S16 family serine protease yields MYVYALFDNESSELVTIHFLNAASNKLLELYMQSFHSPKVRESAKNGIECAYEIIFSGEIEKYIQKAPISITPKDFKQQVDGSSAGLAYAVAFAVALKSRNIIDTSFDIPEKIAATGELDNHGNVTKVKHLKEKIIAAIKENVSLLLYPSENYAELSLLRESDIELDNSIKDSGISLKHVSNLKQAFCEIGIFPYTSLTINTVTNNEKYVSFDISLSNESKIEFSSFNLILMYDSSKLKLANILEGAVIKDSKYLEFISQEKIHKKFILTLNLKKETLHVLKNNSTLIKINFTAIDNLKKCTSDLLEFCEDECSINDFPCKNTGGFILKNSDISLLSEKGSSQLNPLNQREKANELSVTSFFKNKKKLLIAAGATALIIFSCYAYAANFKNSPHSPNVIGPIYEPTPTKNLNHTTTETPKPLSNYTPEKPTAVNSLLPTPQPTNLPQLSSTLLTPPIVATKTTPSITEGSNIIEAPTTTSKPSNKGILANTPVPVLMPIQIEEVMDTANWKSKCEYSSVDISNDEDRNSLAINYDIKGSGRVRVITETDVFRNLPVGYKKLKFSYRCSSEITSQDYVLIKIQCNNKTRQFPLGSTENISKENKWFQKVIEDLEINKITAIEVFIGTLGTDNADSAIDRGRILLNDVIVSP; encoded by the coding sequence ATGTACGTATATGCCCTATTTGATAATGAATCTTCTGAATTAGTAACAATACATTTTTTAAATGCTGCTTCAAACAAACTTTTGGAATTATACATGCAAAGTTTTCATTCACCAAAGGTTAGGGAGTCTGCCAAAAACGGGATCGAATGTGCTTATGAAATAATATTCTCGGGAGAGATAGAGAAGTATATTCAAAAAGCACCTATATCCATTACTCCTAAAGACTTCAAACAACAAGTCGACGGAAGTAGTGCAGGTTTGGCATATGCTGTGGCATTCGCAGTTGCCCTTAAATCTCGTAATATAATTGATACTTCTTTTGATATACCCGAAAAAATTGCAGCAACAGGCGAATTGGATAATCATGGTAACGTTACAAAAGTAAAACACTTGAAAGAGAAGATTATTGCAGCAATAAAAGAAAATGTCAGCTTGTTACTTTATCCAAGCGAAAATTATGCTGAATTATCACTTCTTAGGGAATCGGATATTGAATTAGATAATTCCATTAAAGACAGCGGCATATCTCTAAAACATGTTTCAAACCTTAAACAGGCTTTTTGCGAAATAGGAATATTTCCATATACTTCACTGACAATAAATACTGTAACAAATAATGAAAAATACGTTAGCTTTGATATTTCATTGAGTAATGAGTCCAAAATCGAGTTTTCAAGTTTCAATCTGATATTAATGTATGATTCATCAAAGCTAAAACTTGCGAATATTCTTGAAGGTGCTGTAATCAAAGACAGTAAATATCTAGAATTTATTTCTCAGGAAAAAATCCACAAAAAGTTTATATTAACTTTAAATTTAAAAAAGGAAACTTTACATGTTTTAAAAAACAATTCTACTCTTATAAAGATAAATTTTACAGCTATTGACAACTTGAAAAAATGCACCTCAGATCTATTGGAATTTTGTGAAGATGAGTGCAGTATCAATGACTTCCCATGTAAGAATACAGGGGGATTTATTCTTAAGAACTCAGATATTTCTTTATTGTCTGAAAAAGGGTCATCACAGCTTAATCCCCTTAATCAAAGAGAAAAAGCGAATGAGCTATCCGTTACATCTTTTTTTAAAAACAAAAAGAAGTTACTTATTGCAGCAGGGGCTACCGCACTTATTATTTTTTCGTGTTATGCTTATGCTGCAAATTTTAAAAATTCGCCACACAGTCCAAATGTAATAGGACCAATATATGAGCCCACACCAACAAAAAATCTTAACCACACTACAACAGAAACTCCAAAACCGCTTTCCAATTATACACCTGAAAAACCTACAGCGGTTAATTCTCTATTACCTACACCGCAGCCTACAAATCTCCCACAGCTTTCCAGCACACTGTTAACTCCCCCTATAGTAGCCACTAAAACCACACCATCAATTACTGAGGGTTCAAATATTATTGAAGCTCCAACAACTACTTCCAAGCCAAGCAATAAGGGTATATTGGCAAATACACCAGTGCCCGTGCTAATGCCTATACAAATAGAAGAAGTGATGGATACTGCCAATTGGAAAAGTAAATGTGAATATTCCAGTGTTGATATCAGTAATGATGAAGATCGTAATTCCTTAGCAATCAATTACGACATAAAAGGAAGTGGTCGTGTAAGGGTAATAACAGAAACGGATGTTTTCAGAAACTTACCTGTTGGCTATAAGAAGCTTAAATTTAGTTATAGATGCTCCTCTGAAATTACCTCACAAGACTATGTACTAATAAAAATACAATGCAACAATAAGACTAGACAATTCCCTCTTGGAAGTACAGAAAATATTTCAAAAGAAAACAAGTGGTTCCAAAAAGTCATAGAAGATTTAGAAATAAACAAAATTACTGCCATTGAAGTTTTTATTGGAACATTAGGAACTGATAATGCTGATTCTGCCATTGACAGAGGAAGAATACTACTCAATGACGTAATTGTTTCTCCATAA
- a CDS encoding dockerin type I domain-containing protein, translating into MKHFKNRLLRFMVLPTLCLSLLTPQVNVMAEDSILYGDVTADSKVDSADYTKLRSYLIRNISSLPNPQAADVNLDGKIDSADFTLLRKYLLKEIASLPYVRKTLDVPLCIQETNCWCWAATTQAIIAYYTDSMPSQESIVRNTLKIPNDQPLSYYNLNRPVEDIEDLISLEFNGISGHLVDINLDWYDLKKEIDAGRPIKATIENDPPTSMAHCVLIYGYIDSPELQKVLYMDPDQWNGGKRESTREDFYRRWTCWAIAGISKK; encoded by the coding sequence ATGAAACATTTTAAGAATCGTTTATTAAGGTTTATGGTTTTACCAACATTATGTTTATCACTACTAACACCACAAGTAAATGTTATGGCAGAAGATTCAATTTTGTATGGTGATGTAACTGCTGATAGTAAAGTAGATTCTGCTGACTATACAAAGCTTAGGTCATATCTAATAAGAAATATATCTAGTTTACCAAACCCACAAGCTGCTGATGTTAACCTGGATGGTAAAATTGATTCTGCGGACTTTACTTTACTACGTAAATATCTTTTAAAAGAAATTGCCTCTCTTCCATATGTTAGAAAAACATTAGATGTGCCTCTTTGTATACAAGAAACAAATTGTTGGTGCTGGGCTGCCACAACACAAGCAATAATAGCTTATTATACAGACTCAATGCCTAGTCAAGAATCCATTGTAAGGAATACTTTAAAAATACCCAATGATCAGCCACTAAGTTATTATAATCTTAATCGTCCAGTAGAGGATATAGAGGATCTAATTTCTTTAGAATTCAATGGTATTTCTGGACATCTTGTTGATATTAACCTCGACTGGTATGATCTCAAAAAAGAAATTGATGCAGGTCGACCAATTAAGGCAACTATAGAAAATGATCCTCCAACTTCCATGGCACATTGCGTACTTATTTATGGATATATCGATTCACCCGAACTTCAAAAAGTTTTATATATGGATCCGGATCAATGGAATGGAGGTAAAAGAGAATCAACTAGAGAAGATTTCTATAGAAGATGGACATGTTGGGCTATTGCAGGTATTTCAAAAAAATAA